Part of the Brassica oleracea var. oleracea cultivar TO1000 chromosome C8, BOL, whole genome shotgun sequence genome is shown below.
AGAAGGAGAAGTAGTAAATGGGAAAGAGAATCCAACGGTTGAAGAACCGGCTATTGATTCTTCTTGTTCGGACAATAATGCTTCATCCCCATCTGCTGCCACAGAAAATTCAACGGTTGAAGATCCTGCTTGTTCGGACATTACTACTTCATCTCCATCTGCTGCTATAGAGTCCAATCACCAGGAGGAGAAAGAAGGTTCAGACACCAAGATGATTGATGATGCTCAGTGAATCCAAAAGGATAGTGAAAGTCGCAACATTTTTCATGGCTCTTGAAGATCAACAAGGGAGCTTCTAACTTAACAATAATGTTGGCAAGTTTGTTTTTAGACGCTGCGGCTTCTGGTGCTTGAAGGATATGATCTATTTAGAAGAAATCATTAGTCCTATGTGAGATAGAAACTTCAGGATCAGCAAGTATGTAGTAAGTTATTCTTTGTCTTTTAGAATAGATTTTACCATTGAACCCAAAACCCTTATAGCAATAACGATTAATACAGTGACAACTTCTGTGCTTAGTGGTGGACTAGTTCACTATGGTTTCTGGTTTTTGATTTCTTTTATATCTATGCATCTTCAGACTGAGGATTTTTTTTTGTTTCAGTTATGATTCCTGTTTTGGTCACAAATTTGAACGCCGGGTTAGGCTTCTTTAGCTTGGTTTCAATGGGGAATTTTAGTGTCTGCATTTAGTTTTACTTTTACCACAATGACAAGTGGAAACTCCGGTGTTGATTAACTTTTTCTTTTCTCATCTCATTTGGTTCGAAAGGCCAAAGAAGTAAAACGGTTCAAAAATGTTAACCGAAAGTACCGCTCTAAAAGAAGTTGCCGACATGTCAGCTTTTGAGATTAAAGACAGGAAAAAATGTTGAACTTTCGTCAATTCTGAACCTACAAAGCAAATGCCATTCATAGCTTTGGCCTGAACTTTTCACATGACCACCTTAATAAGTAAAAAAGCACTCGAGTGTTTCGTACCGGATTGAGTCTGAAGATCCTTGTCCAACAAAGATCAAACCATCAGGACTTCAGATTTAAACTTGGATGAGATATTCTAATACAAAAATTTCTTGAAGGGATCGAATTTTCTCACACTTTTATACTATACTTTTTTAGCTTCTGAAGAGTTTTATGTGTCATCATGCTATGTTCCAATTTCCAGCTAACTTTTAGGTCGTCGGCCATCATTCAAATTCTTCTTCTTTTTACTATTCTCTTTCACCATAAAGGGTCGACACTAGAAAGACATATTTCTTGAATGGATCCTTGTTCCAGACCGTCATTCCTTTTTTATTTATTCTCCTCTCTTTTTCTGGTCTTTCTTCGGTTGTTTATTTATTTTGATTTTTGAGGGTTTGAGAACTATCAAACACTTTCTTCTCTTATATTTCAGCTCTAATATGAATGAATATAAATATATTTAGAACTATTAAATCTATGCTGATTCTGCTCGGCGTGAGATTTGATTTTTATATATTTTTATTTATAATTGTGATTGATTTGATTTTTTACAGTAAATTTGTTTAAAATAGAATTATTAAATTTAAAGAATAGTTAAAAGTTAAAACTTGGTTGAGAAGTAATATGTTAAAAATGTTATTTCAGATTTATACTATTCATATATTAAATAAGATTTGAAATCTTATCTCAGAATATCAAAAATATATTTAGCGGTTGGACACGTGACGAGTAATTTTCAATATAAATTGCATGGACTTATTCACAGATCTTAACTCATGTTATAATGCATGATCATAAATTTACAGTTTGTAATATTTTATTTTAATAAAATAATAAAATAGTTGTTTTTAAAGTTATTTGATGTAAGTTTGATCTTGTGTTGATTTGAAATATTTTGTATCTCATAGTAATAAAAATGTATAGGGAAAACATATGAGATACAAAATATTTTTGATTTAAAACTACGAATAAATATACAGGAGAAACATATGAGATACAAAATATATAATTTATCAAATTTAAAAGTTATTTGATTTAAAATATTTTGTATCTCAAAATATATAATTTAAAATAATAAATATATCAATTTTTATTTATTTTTATAAAAATATAATGATATATTATTTAAGTATGTATCGTATTAGTTTAAATAGTTTGTAATGTTTGATAGAATAACAACAAAACTGCAATTAAAATATATGATCCATTCCCATAATAAAAAATTGATATATTGTTTCTATAAAGTTAAAAATATATTGATCTTATTTTTAATAACTTATACTTAAAATAGTCATCATAAAACCAAAATTAGTTCACATATTTACTTTTGAATATGGAAGTATGTTAACATGGATGATTTTTTGTTGTTTTTTGTATATTTACTTTGATTTTATAATTTATAACATTGTCTTATTAAACTATTAATTACATTTATTTGATTTAATAATTTTATTATGCTTTGGCCTGTATATATCTAAAAATATCAGATATTTTCGTTTTATTAATCAAAACTGAATTGATTTATTTTAAAAAATTTAATAAAGTACGCAATTTATTATTTTTTAAAAAATATATGTATATATACAATTTTGGTATAGTTGAAAAAGCAAACATATATTTATTTTAAACTAAAAATATATTTGAAGACATTTCAAACTTATTAGTTACAAATGTGTTTAATAGTATTAACCTTAGTGACAATCTAAAAAATAAAATATATGCGGTAACATAAATCGTAAATCACAAGTTCAATGAAGGTTAATTTTATATAATATTCATGTTTAAATGAATATATATTAGAACATCTGTTCATTTGTTTTAAAAAGTTGTTTCCAAATAAACAAGTAAACCCGTAAAATCGATGACAACAAAAATATCATAATATAATATATATATATGTTTTTGGTAAACTATTTAAGATATATTAAAAATTTATTTCAGTAAGAGTATAATTTGTATTTAATTTTTCAATATGAAATTAATATTATTCTATTTTTCATATAAAATTGTAAATATAATAAGTAAAATTAGACAAGTATAACTAACATATCAATGAATATTAAATGCAATGGGTTGATACTTAAATTATTCCCCTATATAATGAGTTAAGAATTTCGAAATATAAAAAGCTTTAGATTTAAAGAGGCCATGTTATTTAATGGTTTTGGAAAAGTATCCTCACCAAATAAATTATGTTACTTGATTGATAGATACATTAGATAGTTTGGCAAGATTGCCTATACAACTTGAATCTGTTATTTGTTAATGATTTTGAATATTACTACTAAATAAGTTTATTTGTTATTAGTTTAACGCGCTAAACAAATGAAGAATGAATGGACAGATGTTGAATGATGATTAAAAACGGTAAGAAATCAATCTTAACTATTATCTAATCACTTCAAACCACACAAAAAAAATACCATATTTTGTTTCTCCTAATATATCATGGTCTATAACTCACAATTGTTTGTTTCTTTGAAATTTGTTCCCCATATATAATATTAATAGTGTTTGATGAAAGATTGTTTGATGAACAAAAATATATGTATTTTGTCAAATGCAATTGCCACGTCTTATCATTCAAAACATAAAACTAGGTTTGTTCACTATTACAGAATCTTCTTAATAATTCATTTGAAGTAAATTTCGCCTTTTTAAACCTTGTGATTACTAGCTCATTATATTCAGCTGTTCACTATAATTTTGAATTTGTCTATGCACCTCACTTCCACCTACTCTTCTAAGAGAAAGCTATTATTTTTTATCATAAAAAAAATGCTTTCCCTATGATTCATGATCATGAGATTTTATAAAAAAAAAATCCCTTCTTTTTAAAATTATATTCTGGAAAAAAAGATGAATTTAGCATCTACAAGCCATCATCATTGCGGTAGCTGAAGAGGAAACATTCACATGAAAGTGTAAGGGATCTTATAACATTCTTAGCATACCTCATTTCTGCTTCTCTCTTTCTCCCATTGCCAAAGTATCAAACTTTCTCTCTCTTGCCGAAACTACTCATTGTCTTTACTCTCTCGCAGATCACTATTAATGAGACCCCTTTGAGCTGTTTCTGCTTCTTTGTCTGTTTTTCAAAAACGGGTCTTTAGATATCCGGGTTCTTGGATCTTGGCATTACTCAAAATCTACTTCATTTAGATGGGCTTTGCTTAATCTTCAACTCTTAAAGTTACAATTTTTCAGTTTTGGAATCTTTGACTTGTTTAGGGGAAGTCAGATTAAGTTTGGGAAGAGACAAAAAAATGGCTCCAAGGTTCGGTTTTTCAGATTTGTGGGAGAAAGAAACGAGGAAAGGTACACCGGTTGTGGTGACAATGGAGAATCCCAACTACTCCATCGTTGAAGTAGATGAACCAGACGGTGCGTTCACACCAATGGAGAGAACTAGAGGCAAGAACGCTAAGCAAGTGACTTGGGTTTTGCTTCTTCAAGCTCACAAAGCCGTTGGCTGTCTCGCTTGGCTAGCCACAGCCTCCTGGTCTCTCCTTGGTTCGGTCAAGAGACGGCTCTGTTTCAATCACCGACTTGGCTCCGAGAGACTTGGCAGAGACAGATGGCTTTTCTCGGCCATTAAGCTCTTCTTAGCTGCTTCCTTGTCGGTTCTTGTGTTTGAGTTAATTGCTTACTACAAAGGATGGCATTACTTCAAGAATATACCGACAAGCACACTTGAGATCCAGAGCTTGTTTCATCTGCTCTACGTTGGTTGGTTGAGCCTAAGAGCTGATTATATCGCTCCTCCGGTCAAAGCCCTCTCCAAGTTGTGTATTGTGCTGTTCCTTGTACAGTCCGTAGATCGTTTGATTCTTTGCTTAGGTTGTTTTTGGATCAAGTACAAGAAGATTAAGCCGAGAATCGACGAAGAGCCTTTTCGAAATGATGATGTTGAAGGATCAGGAACTGAGTATCCAATGGTTCTTGTTCAGATACCAATGTGCAATGAGAAAGAGGTATGGAGAACAAAGTATCAATCTTTCTCTTGTTTTATTCACCTTTTGTGCTTCAATGAAGTTTACATTCTTGTGCAGGTGTATGAGCAATCTATATCTGCAGTGTGTCAGCTTGACTGGCCAAAAGATAGAATGCTGATTCAGGTTCTTGATGATTCGGATGATGGAAGCATCCAGGAGTTGATTAGAGCTGAGGTTACTAAATGGAGCCAAAAGGGTGTCAATATAATTTACAGGCATCGCTTGGTTAGAACTGGATACAAAGCTGGTAACCTCAAATCCGCAATGAGCTGTGATTATGTGAAAGCTTACGAGTTTGTTGCCATTTTCGATGCGGACTTCCAACCTAACTCAGATTTCCTCAAGCTAACCGTTCCACATTTCAAGGTCTGTAAGATCAATTAGTACTCCCTCCATTTCATATTTTCGTTACAAAATAAATGCCGTTTTATAATTTCAGTGAAAAATTTGTCTATATGATATATGACATTTTATATCCTCCAATTTGTTTTTCTATTGGTTGAAATATGGTTAGATGTGTAGTTAATGATGTTTTTATCTAGAAAGTATACAAAATTAAATGTTTTTTTAATCTAAAACAGCATTAAAATGAAAAGGAGAGAGTATTAGTTTGGTTGTGTCATGAGATAAGACGATTGTTTGTTGAAGCTTCTAACTTTGCAAATGCCAAATGTTATTCCAGGAGAAGCCAGAGTTAGGTCTGGTTCAGGCTAGGTGGGCGTTTGTGAACAAGGACGAGAACCTGTTGACTCGTCTCCAGAACATCAATCTGTGTTTTCATTTCGAGGTTGAGCAGCAAGTTAATGGTGTCTTCTTGAATTTCTTTGGCTTCAATGGAACCGCTGGAGTGTGGAGAATCAAAGCCCTTGAGGAATCTGGTGGTTGGCTTGAAAGGACAACCGTCGAGGATATGGACATAGCTGTCCGAGCTCATCTCCATGGATGGAAATTCATATATCTAAATGATGTCAAGGTAACTATTAATTTGGATGGTCGTTGTCACAGTTTCATGAATTTATGTTAAAAAAAAAATTCTGTTAGGTTCTTTGTGAAGTACCTGAGTCATATGAAGCATACAAGAAGCAGCAACACCGATGGCACTCAGGTCCTATGCAGCTGTTTCGCTTGTGTCTTGGTGCAATCTTGACCTCTAAGGTATGGTTAATCTGATCATTTTTTATATAATAAATGATTTAAATTTAATAGTTTCTTCTTTGCAGATTGCAATGTGGAAGAAAGCAAATCTGATACTTTTGTTCTTCCTTCTAAGGAAACTCATACTTCCTTTCTACTCCTTCACATTGTTCTGTGTGATCCTTCCAATCACCATGTTCGTTCCAGAAGCCGAGCTTCCCGTTTGGGTTATCTGCTATGTACCAATATTCATGTCGCTACTCAACGTTCTTCCTGCTCCAAAGTCTTTCCCTTTCATCGTTCCTTACCTCTTGTTTGAGAACACAATGTCGGTCACCAAGTTCAACGCCATGGTATCTGGACTGTTCCAGCTCGGCAGCTCTTACGAGTGGATTGTGACAAAGAAAGCAGGAAGATCATCGGAGTCTGATCTTTTGGGCCTCACTGATAAAAGTATGCCACCAAACCAAATGGTTAGAGGAGTTTCAGACAGTGAGCTCTTGGAGATAGGCCAAGCTGAGGAGCAGAAGAAACAAACAGTTGCTGTGAAGAAAACCAATAAGATATTCCACAAAGAGCTCGCACTGGCTTTTCTTTTGCTGACCGCAGCAGTTAGGAGTCTGTTGGCCTCGCAAGGAGTGCATTTCTACTTCCTGTTGTTCCAAGGTCTCACTTTTCTTCTTGTGGGACTTGATCTCATAGGCGAGCAGATGAGTTGAGAAATCTGAGAAGAAGAGGAAGAAGCAGCTTCAGATGATTGAAGATGGAGTTAAACTTTGTGAGTTTCCTTCTCCTATTTTCTAATGCTGGAGCCATAGTTTGTAGGATAATTATTGATTTTAAATTTGGTTACATCTCTCTCCATTGTGATTAATCCTTGTTAGGTTAGAGTTATACTCACCCATATCCCTATATATGTAGTATCTACAAATAGTCAGGAACTTGTTGCTTAATGTCTGAGATGCATTGCTGTTACAAAGACTTTTACATCTATCTTCCTTTTTCATTCTCTGAATTTATTTCTTTTTTTTTTGAAAGAAACTAAAGAGAAACATTATCTGATCTGACAAATTACAAAACTAAAACTAAAACAAGATTTTTTTTTTAAATATAGTTTTCTCTGAACTTGAACTCATTTGAGTCTGTCAAAACATGAAGATAAAGTTGTCGGTTTAAATTAGAAGGAACATAAAAGCATATTTTCGGAGCCAGGAGATGTCTGAATCTTAATAATGGCATCAACTCAATGATGTATGGGGACCAAGGGAAACTGATCTATGGGCAAGTTGATTAAGGATCTAGTGACCATAGCTTAAAACTCTTGGATTGTTTAGTAAACTATAAACTTTTTGGAAACAGTTTATTCTCCAAAGTTTATATGATATGTCTCGTCTTAAGGGATGTATTAACTCATGAACCCATAATTTTCTGATTAAAAAAAAAGATGAAGGACCTAGTGATGATCTTGTCTGATTCAAATATGAATTGATACGAAAAACTAACAAATAAAATCTGAAATCTGAAAAATAGAAGAAGTCTGATGTATAGTCTATATTTATACAAACTGCTGAACATTTTTTATAATTAATTTCAAGCAGCAAAGTTTTGATTCTTTTAACAAACTGATTTTTCTTAACTTAAAAGATTATATAAAAAAAAAAAAACAGTTAATCTGCATCCACAGAGAAATCCGGTTCTTCCGGTTTAGGAAGCATGGGTACATCAACGTCCTTTATCTTACGAGAAGCCCTCCTCGTGTTCTTAGCAAACCTCGAAGCAAGTACCGTTGCAGCAAAATGCGGTTTCTCAATAGAAGTATGATGGCGCGACGGAGTACTGCTCTGTCTCTCTTCTTGTTGACTCATTATCTCCTCGGCCGCAGCTGTCGCAAGAGCTTCTTCTTCTTCATAAGAAGAGTATGACTCAGCCAAGCTAAGACTCTTAGCCAGCATTCTCCTCTTATACCGTCTCCAAGCCACTTGCACGAAGCAAGCAGCCCATGTTCTCCACTGGTGAGAGTAGTAACGGAATGTGTGTTGCAGCTTCTTGCTATGTAAACGTCTGAACTGGTTAGCCACAAACTTGAGATCCTCTGCTTGTAAAGCAAAGGCTTCGACTTCTTCTAGAGCTCGCACCGTTCTCGTAGATGATGGTAGGTTGACTTTTGATTTTGGAAGTAGCGCCCAAACGAGAAGCTCTTCTCCGCAGAACTCTCCTGGTTTGAGTGTGATTGAGTTGAAGAATCCTGTCCTGCCTCCATTAGTCGTCGAGCTTTCGAGCTTTCCACGGATGATGAAGAGCATTTCGGTCACTGGATCGCCTTCACGTACAATGTAGTTCCCTTGCGTGCTTAGAGATGACACTAACCGTTCGCATATCGCGTCTAGTAACTGATCATCCATTTGCGCAAATAGCGGTACCTAAAAAAAGCCGTCACAAAAATATAAAGTTAGATGAGCTTCCAACTCAAAACCAATTGAAAATGACGAGATTGGCCATAATAGTCTCTTCCAATTTCGGGTGTGGGATACACTTACACGACGAACAAGGTCGAGACAGAGATGTCGTTGGATGTCTCTTCGAAGATCAGCAGGTAACGAATGAAGAATGGTCTCTTCATCAACTCCTCTAGTGGCTAACCATTTGTACTGAACAAAACGTCTCACTCTCTCTCTTAAGTTCTGAGGTAGTTGACGATGTCCCATCCATTCTTCTGTGTCTCTTCTCTTCAATCTCCACTCCTCTAGCCTCACCGTGATCGATTGCAAATACGTCTAAATACATTAACCAAAAAACAATATCAATGAAATGAATAAATAGATTTGATGTTGTTACTAATAACAAGATTTCACTCCCTCTTTTTTACCTGCATGTTTCCGATTAAAAGAGCAAACAAAACCAGACCAAAGATAGCCACGAGGATAGCAAACATTGTCTCTAGAACAGATGTACTTGTGTCAAGATTCTGTCCGTAAGAACTTTAAAACAATAAAACTTTGTGTTAGAGAAAAAAAAATGCTGAAAACGTGTAAGGAAATGAAGAAGTGTAATGAGTGAATCTAACCTTAGTTGCTGCAAACCAAACCATAGGCAATACAAATATTTCTCCAAGAAGGGAGATGAGACTACATTTTTGGTGAGAGCATCTGCGAAAATGCCGAAAGTGAACCGTATCTTGTTTGAAGGATCGCAGTTGCTGAAGACAACAGTAACATTCTGCCAGTTATTCCTATCCTCTCGGTTCACTGTACCACAGTCAAAGAAATCAGTAACACATCGTATTGGGCCTAATTCGTTATGACATTCTGCTTTCCAACACGTTGCTTGACGCTCTATCGACAGTAGATACCATGCCGCACCAAGAATCTACACAGCATAACCAAAAAAAATGTGAGAAACATAAGAAGAATATAAGATTAAACCGAGCCTTAGCTAAATCTGATCTCAATGGTTCAGCTTCTTAAACTTTAGCTATACGTCTATTATAACCAGGGCCGGTCATGGATAAAACCCAAGAAAACATTGGTTTGATCCCGAAAATTTTAAAAGTCGATATATATATAAGTTACATAGGCTCCAAGTTACATAAAAAAAGAGATTCATACTAAATATTTATAATCCAAAATTTTAGGACCGGCCCTCGTTGTAACAAGCTTAGACTAGACTATAACTTAAATAAACAATTAAAAAGAAAGATAACAAAAGGCACACACTGATATTCTTGTGAGTTGGGTTAGAGAGCGTTTAGTGAGTCTCTAACTAATAATACTCTGATTTTGGGTTTGGTGGAGATGAATCAGATTTAGCAGTATCATAGCTAACTTACATGACTAGCGAGCATATACTGAAGAAGGTTGTAAGCAGCACCGGCCCAAGCGGTGGTTGTAACAACTCCGGTCGCTTTGATAATCTCAGCGCTTAGAGGGAAAATAAGATAAAGCCTAGGAATGTACTGAACTAGAACAATGAGGACAAGTGCATTTGTGGTATGGTCTGAGTGAGAGCTTCTGATTGATGGCAAGATAAACCAACTAACAATCTGCAAAATCAAAAAGTAGACACAAAAGTCAAAGATTTTTTTGTGTGTAACCAAACCAAGTGGGGCCATTTGCTTTAACCTCGTGGTGGGGCTTGCTGAAAACTCCTTACCAAACATAAAAAGACAAAGATTTGTTTTGAGTAAGTAGGGTACCTGAGGAAGAGGCAAACAAGCGATGAGATCAACGATGAGATCTGATCTCAAGTATCTTCTAGCAATCAGCTTTGGATCTTTCACAAGCTCTCCACGACCAAACACTCTCGAAGTACGAGAGACGTAAGCTGTTCTGAACTTGATGACAATGTGCAAGACGTAGAAGAGATCCGCTAGTGTTCTGAAGAAAGTAACGACGATTCCGAGTTTCAAATCTGTGGTCATACAAG
Proteins encoded:
- the LOC106309975 gene encoding probable cyclic nucleotide-gated ion channel 14, giving the protein MEFKRDNTVRFYGEEKQTLEATEKRQPLPMLKPSTTQFLKPELVIPKKTNKTRLFKLPRFGGLKVFPENFEIERDKILDPGGDVVLQWNRVFLFWCLVALYVDPLFFFLSSVKNTGRSSCMTTDLKLGIVVTFFRTLADLFYVLHIVIKFRTAYVSRTSRVFGRGELVKDPKLIARRYLRSDLIVDLIACLPLPQIVSWFILPSIRSSHSDHTTNALVLIVLVQYIPRLYLIFPLSAEIIKATGVVTTTAWAGAAYNLLQYMLASHILGAAWYLLSIERQATCWKAECHNELGPIRCVTDFFDCGTVNREDRNNWQNVTVVFSNCDPSNKIRFTFGIFADALTKNVVSSPFLEKYLYCLWFGLQQLSSYGQNLDTSTSVLETMFAILVAIFGLVLFALLIGNMQTYLQSITVRLEEWRLKRRDTEEWMGHRQLPQNLRERVRRFVQYKWLATRGVDEETILHSLPADLRRDIQRHLCLDLVRRVPLFAQMDDQLLDAICERLVSSLSTQGNYIVREGDPVTEMLFIIRGKLESSTTNGGRTGFFNSITLKPGEFCGEELLVWALLPKSKVNLPSSTRTVRALEEVEAFALQAEDLKFVANQFRRLHSKKLQHTFRYYSHQWRTWAACFVQVAWRRYKRRMLAKSLSLAESYSSYEEEEALATAAAEEIMSQQEERQSSTPSRHHTSIEKPHFAATVLASRFAKNTRRASRKIKDVDVPMLPKPEEPDFSVDAD
- the LOC106307632 gene encoding probable xyloglucan glycosyltransferase 8, with the protein product MAPRFGFSDLWEKETRKGTPVVVTMENPNYSIVEVDEPDGAFTPMERTRGKNAKQVTWVLLLQAHKAVGCLAWLATASWSLLGSVKRRLCFNHRLGSERLGRDRWLFSAIKLFLAASLSVLVFELIAYYKGWHYFKNIPTSTLEIQSLFHLLYVGWLSLRADYIAPPVKALSKLCIVLFLVQSVDRLILCLGCFWIKYKKIKPRIDEEPFRNDDVEGSGTEYPMVLVQIPMCNEKEVYEQSISAVCQLDWPKDRMLIQVLDDSDDGSIQELIRAEVTKWSQKGVNIIYRHRLVRTGYKAGNLKSAMSCDYVKAYEFVAIFDADFQPNSDFLKLTVPHFKEKPELGLVQARWAFVNKDENLLTRLQNINLCFHFEVEQQVNGVFLNFFGFNGTAGVWRIKALEESGGWLERTTVEDMDIAVRAHLHGWKFIYLNDVKVLCEVPESYEAYKKQQHRWHSGPMQLFRLCLGAILTSKIAMWKKANLILLFFLLRKLILPFYSFTLFCVILPITMFVPEAELPVWVICYVPIFMSLLNVLPAPKSFPFIVPYLLFENTMSVTKFNAMVSGLFQLGSSYEWIVTKKAGRSSESDLLGLTDKSMPPNQMVRGVSDSELLEIGQAEEQKKQTVAVKKTNKIFHKELALAFLLLTAAVRSLLASQGVHFYFLLFQGLTFLLVGLDLIGEQMS